From a region of the Roseivirga sp. 4D4 genome:
- a CDS encoding TolB family protein, which translates to MKGKYLLFTAALTVFLHSCQTDDAKPIDVKPSDLRILFIENSEGAPFSKFTGELKCIDPEGISLTEVTHNTSMSTGFISTSNDYSKVTFHASVNSPCLTRDIFSLDPITLSFERKTNSIARALTRGCQNLTTYSDPWLSPDGSAIAVVKSGGNRNDAVILDMDGQEEINLASIINLEIKDNYKPRWSPDGTKVAFATRHFTNDEKTEALWRVCVINRDGSNPIFIGSFSEAITTPIWSPDGSQIVYEVFKQDRTSLFGVDFRTSRIMNSDGTDDRLLAPQFESVFVENHAWFKDNKRLIANVRQDPNSAKNEIVIINTELGTHLQLTDMEPLEKSSLSLSPDEEWVLYVGSDPTKQPNSDNVWKIRVDGSENKRLTNINHVRTAQWVKVNL; encoded by the coding sequence ATGAAAGGAAAATACTTACTCTTCACAGCTGCCTTGACGGTATTTCTACATTCCTGCCAAACGGATGATGCAAAGCCAATCGATGTCAAACCCTCTGATCTGAGGATCTTGTTTATAGAAAATTCAGAAGGTGCTCCTTTTTCAAAATTTACTGGAGAGCTAAAATGCATAGATCCTGAAGGGATCAGTCTCACTGAGGTGACCCACAATACTTCAATGTCGACAGGATTTATCTCTACTTCCAACGACTATTCTAAAGTGACCTTTCACGCATCTGTCAACAGCCCATGTTTAACCCGAGACATATTTTCCTTGGATCCGATTACACTTTCTTTTGAGAGAAAAACAAATTCTATCGCCAGGGCTCTAACTCGTGGCTGTCAAAACCTAACAACATACTCTGACCCTTGGTTATCCCCAGATGGTTCTGCCATTGCTGTGGTTAAGTCGGGTGGAAACAGAAACGATGCTGTTATACTGGACATGGACGGGCAAGAAGAAATAAATCTGGCCTCAATTATTAACCTTGAGATAAAAGACAATTATAAACCGAGATGGTCTCCAGACGGTACTAAAGTAGCGTTTGCAACACGCCACTTCACCAATGATGAAAAAACGGAAGCACTTTGGAGGGTTTGTGTGATTAACAGAGATGGTTCTAATCCGATCTTCATAGGGTCCTTTAGTGAAGCGATTACTACTCCCATCTGGTCACCAGATGGAAGTCAAATAGTCTATGAAGTTTTTAAACAAGATAGAACATCTCTTTTCGGAGTTGATTTTCGAACCAGTAGAATAATGAACAGCGATGGCACTGATGATCGACTACTAGCTCCTCAGTTTGAATCTGTGTTTGTTGAAAACCATGCTTGGTTTAAGGACAACAAAAGGCTGATAGCAAATGTAAGGCAGGATCCAAACTCAGCAAAAAACGAAATAGTCATAATTAACACAGAATTAGGTACGCACCTGCAACTAACAGATATGGAACCCTTGGAGAAGAGTTCTTTAAGTCTATCTCCGGACGAAGAATGGGTCCTTTATGTGGGTTCTGACCCTACCAAACAACCAAATTCCGACAATGTGTGGAAAATTAGGGTAGACGGGTCTGAGAATAAGAGGTTAACAAACATCAATCATGTCAGAACGGCCCAATGGGTCAAAGTAAACCTATAA